The following proteins come from a genomic window of Acanthopagrus latus isolate v.2019 chromosome 5, fAcaLat1.1, whole genome shotgun sequence:
- the tmem167a gene encoding protein kish-A isoform X2: MSAIFNFQSLLTVILLLICTCAYIRAMAPSLIDKNKTGLLGIFWKCARIGERKSPWVACCCVIMAFSILFLQ, encoded by the exons TCGGCCATTTTCAACTTCCAGTCACTGCTAACAGTGATCCTCCTCCTGATCTGTACCTGTGCCTACATCAGGGCGATGGCTCCCAGCCTGATAGACAAGAACAAGACTGG gCTTCTAGGAATTTTCTGGAAGTGTGCCAGAATAG GTGAGCGGAAGAGTCCCTGGGTGGCTTGCTGTTGTGTCATCATGGCTTTTAGTATactgtttctacagtag